Proteins from one Caulobacter sp. 73W genomic window:
- a CDS encoding transposase, with amino-acid sequence MMGDRKIDQGALFYEFSLEGHVPAGHLLRAIDRFVDLEGVRAHVAPFYSPIGRPSIDPELLIRMLIVGYCFGIRSERRLCDEVHLNLAYRWFCRLGLDGDVPDHSTLSKNRHGRFRDCDLLRHVFETTVERCIAEGMVGGEGFAADASLIKADANRQRCVPSAEGLPKAAASRAINEYLAVLDDAAFGAATPVVPKFISPADPAARWTGADKGPAYFAYSTNYLIDLQHAVIVDVEPTAPVRQAEVGAVRTMLDRVRDRHELSPDRLAADTAYGSAEMLDWLVEKRGIEPHIPVIDKSGRDDGTFARSDFIYDRAADTYTCPSGKTLERNRRAFSRPRPNAPPDDTYRYRASKKDCDACELKSRCSPNTPARKVTRSIYEASRDRARDIAKTDAYIISRRERKKVEMLFAHLKRILKVDRLRLRGPNGARDEFLMAATAQNLRKMAKVIAPLDALPA; translated from the coding sequence ATGATGGGTGATCGAAAGATCGATCAGGGCGCTCTGTTCTACGAGTTCTCGCTCGAAGGGCACGTGCCTGCAGGCCACCTGCTTCGCGCCATTGATCGCTTCGTCGATCTCGAGGGCGTTCGTGCTCACGTCGCGCCCTTCTACTCTCCCATTGGCCGCCCATCGATCGATCCCGAGCTGCTGATCCGCATGCTGATCGTCGGCTACTGCTTCGGCATCCGTTCTGAACGGCGGCTCTGTGATGAGGTGCATCTGAACCTGGCCTACCGCTGGTTCTGCCGCCTAGGCCTGGACGGAGATGTCCCCGACCACTCAACCTTGTCGAAGAACAGGCATGGCCGCTTTCGCGACTGTGATCTGCTGCGTCACGTCTTCGAGACGACGGTGGAGCGCTGCATAGCCGAGGGCATGGTCGGCGGAGAAGGCTTCGCCGCCGACGCCAGCCTGATCAAGGCTGACGCTAACCGTCAGCGCTGCGTACCCAGTGCAGAGGGCTTGCCGAAGGCGGCTGCGAGCCGGGCGATCAATGAGTATCTAGCCGTGCTCGATGACGCCGCCTTCGGCGCGGCGACTCCCGTCGTGCCGAAGTTCATCTCACCGGCCGATCCGGCGGCGCGTTGGACCGGAGCGGACAAGGGCCCGGCCTACTTTGCGTACTCGACCAACTATCTGATCGACCTGCAGCACGCGGTGATTGTCGATGTCGAACCCACAGCGCCGGTGCGTCAGGCGGAGGTGGGCGCGGTTCGCACGATGCTCGACAGGGTACGGGATCGCCATGAACTGAGCCCGGATCGCCTGGCTGCGGACACCGCCTATGGCTCGGCGGAGATGTTGGATTGGCTGGTCGAAAAGCGAGGCATCGAGCCGCATATCCCAGTCATCGACAAATCCGGGCGCGATGACGGGACGTTCGCACGCAGCGACTTCATCTACGACCGCGCCGCCGACACCTATACGTGCCCGTCGGGGAAAACTTTGGAGCGAAACCGACGCGCCTTTAGCAGGCCACGGCCGAACGCCCCACCAGACGACACCTATCGATACCGCGCGTCGAAGAAGGATTGCGACGCGTGCGAACTGAAGAGCCGCTGTTCACCCAACACGCCCGCCCGCAAAGTCACTCGTTCGATCTATGAGGCTTCAAGAGACCGGGCGCGCGATATCGCCAAGACCGACGCCTATATAATCTCACGGCGAGAGCGGAAAAAGGTCGAGATGCTGTTCGCCCACCTCAAGCGCATCCTCAAGGTAGACCGGCTGCGGCTCCGTGGCCCGAATGGCGCCCGCGATGAGTTCCTAATGGCTGCAACCGCTCAGAACCTTCGCAAAATGGCCAAGGTGATCGCCCCGTTGGACGCTTTACCTGCCTAA
- a CDS encoding RNA polymerase sigma factor produces the protein MRPATYAQLLAVARRESRDAGAAEDLVQEAMVAGIRAGRTDFDTLETARWLAGVIRNQARMAARGAVRRRRRETAWRSEAVAETTPSEAPNLAGLVDALPGSLKIVAALALSGHNRREIAYLLDLSDTALRQRLAALKRRLVVGGVAAPEDLPGLNLDLAYGRLRDALLPRLLRHGGVFASHDPDGHLFVVSRSQIAPPRQQGTQTSNGGLP, from the coding sequence ATGCGCCCCGCCACCTACGCCCAGCTTCTAGCGGTCGCCCGACGCGAAAGCCGTGACGCCGGCGCGGCGGAGGATCTGGTGCAGGAGGCCATGGTCGCGGGGATCCGGGCCGGACGCACGGATTTCGACACCCTGGAGACGGCCCGCTGGCTGGCCGGCGTGATACGCAACCAGGCGCGCATGGCGGCGCGCGGAGCGGTGCGTCGGCGGCGGCGCGAGACGGCGTGGCGGTCGGAGGCAGTCGCGGAGACGACGCCGAGCGAGGCGCCGAACCTGGCGGGTCTTGTCGATGCGCTTCCAGGCTCGCTGAAGATCGTCGCCGCCCTGGCCCTGTCCGGTCACAACAGGCGGGAGATCGCCTATCTGCTGGACCTTTCCGACACGGCCTTGCGCCAGCGGCTGGCGGCGCTGAAGCGCAGGCTGGTCGTGGGCGGCGTCGCGGCGCCGGAAGACCTGCCGGGGCTCAATCTCGACCTCGCCTATGGGCGGCTGCGGGACGCGCTGCTGCCTCGCCTGCTGCGTCATGGCGGCGTGTTCGCCAGCCACGATCCCGACGGGCATCTTTTTGTTGTGAGCCGCTCACAAATCGCCCCGCCGCGGCAACAGGGGACGCAAACCAGCAACGGAGGGCTCCCATGA
- a CDS encoding dicarboxylate/amino acid:cation symporter: MNLLRPLKTLYVQVLIGIALGVTIGAVWPDVGVALKPLGDGFIKLIKMVVAPVIFCTVAGGIAHMSDMKKFGRVGGKALIYFEVVSTLALLVGLIVGELVRPGRGFNIDPAAIDPSVAAGYAEKAKHGDSFIDYILHLIPETFFGAFAEGNLLQVLVVAILTGFACARLGDFGEKAAGALEHVSKVFFSIIHLVVRLAPLGAFGAMGFTIGKYGLASLIQLGALVGTFYLTALLFVLVVLGVIARLAGFSILKFIAYIREELLIVLGTSSSESVLPQMMEKLQRLGASRPVVGLVIPTGYSFNLDGTNIYMTLATLFLAQATNTDLSIWQMGTILGVAMLTSKGASGVTGAGFITLAATLAVVPDIPIAALAVLVGVDRFMSECRALTNLVGNGVATLVVARWENELDMDVLRNELSMGPRAGEIAAAREAPLPSDDA, from the coding sequence ATGAATCTGCTGCGTCCGCTCAAGACCCTCTATGTCCAGGTGCTGATCGGCATCGCCCTGGGCGTGACCATCGGGGCGGTCTGGCCTGACGTCGGGGTGGCGCTGAAGCCCCTGGGCGACGGCTTCATCAAGCTGATCAAGATGGTCGTGGCGCCGGTGATCTTCTGCACCGTGGCGGGCGGCATCGCCCACATGAGCGACATGAAGAAGTTCGGCCGGGTGGGCGGCAAGGCGCTGATCTATTTCGAGGTCGTCTCGACCTTGGCCCTTCTGGTCGGCCTGATCGTCGGCGAACTGGTGCGGCCGGGCCGCGGGTTCAACATCGACCCCGCCGCCATCGATCCGTCCGTGGCCGCCGGCTACGCCGAGAAGGCCAAGCACGGCGACAGCTTCATCGACTACATCCTGCACCTGATCCCCGAGACGTTCTTCGGCGCCTTCGCCGAGGGCAACCTGCTGCAGGTGCTGGTGGTGGCGATCCTGACCGGCTTCGCCTGCGCCCGCCTGGGCGACTTCGGCGAGAAGGCGGCCGGCGCGCTGGAGCACGTCTCCAAGGTGTTCTTCTCGATCATCCACCTGGTGGTGCGCCTGGCGCCCCTGGGCGCGTTCGGGGCAATGGGCTTCACCATCGGCAAGTACGGCCTGGCCTCGCTGATCCAGCTGGGGGCGCTGGTGGGGACCTTCTATCTGACGGCGCTGCTGTTCGTGCTGGTGGTGCTGGGCGTCATCGCCCGGCTGGCCGGGTTCTCGATCCTGAAGTTCATCGCCTATATCCGCGAGGAGCTGCTGATCGTCCTGGGCACCAGCTCGTCGGAATCGGTCCTGCCGCAGATGATGGAGAAGCTGCAGCGCCTGGGCGCGTCGCGCCCGGTGGTCGGGCTGGTGATCCCCACGGGCTACAGCTTCAACCTGGACGGCACCAACATCTACATGACCCTGGCCACCCTGTTCCTGGCCCAGGCGACCAACACCGACCTGTCGATCTGGCAGATGGGCACGATCCTGGGGGTGGCCATGCTGACCTCCAAGGGGGCCAGCGGCGTGACCGGGGCCGGCTTCATCACCCTGGCGGCGACCCTGGCGGTGGTGCCCGACATCCCCATCGCCGCCCTGGCGGTGCTGGTGGGCGTCGACCGGTTCATGAGCGAGTGCCGGGCCCTGACCAACCTGGTCGGCAACGGCGTGGCCACCTTGGTGGTGGCGCGCTGGGAGAATGAGCTCGACATGGATGTGCTACGCAACGAGCTGTCCATGGGGCCGAGGGCGGGCGAGATCGCGGCGGCTAGGGAAGCGCCTCTGCCGTCCGACGACGCCTGA
- a CDS encoding phytanoyl-CoA dioxygenase family protein, translated as MTYDEDGRCGLSSAQIEQFIQQGFIRLEDAFPRATADAARAILWRDTGCDPHDPATWTKPVIRLGMYSDEPFIEAANTVVLRRAFDQLVGRGRWLPCGAMGTFPVRFPSPEDTGDTGWHVDVSFGWEDPDFMKWRANVSSKGRALLMLFLFSDVGPDDAPTRLLLGSHMDVARGLADAGDDGLTLREIVGVIDGIEPRPQALATGRAGTVYLCHPFLVHAAQPNLGRTPRFMAQPPLLPKEEQRLKRSDGGYSAVEAAIRLALGLFD; from the coding sequence ATGACTTACGACGAAGATGGCCGCTGCGGTCTCAGCAGCGCCCAGATCGAGCAATTCATCCAACAAGGTTTTATTCGGCTTGAGGACGCCTTCCCGCGCGCGACCGCCGACGCGGCTCGCGCGATCCTATGGCGAGACACCGGCTGCGATCCTCATGATCCGGCAACGTGGACCAAGCCGGTCATTCGGCTGGGCATGTATAGTGACGAGCCCTTCATCGAAGCCGCCAACACGGTCGTTCTTCGTCGGGCGTTCGACCAACTCGTTGGGCGTGGGCGTTGGCTGCCCTGTGGGGCGATGGGTACTTTTCCAGTCCGCTTCCCATCGCCAGAGGACACGGGCGACACCGGATGGCACGTCGACGTAAGCTTCGGCTGGGAAGACCCGGACTTCATGAAATGGCGCGCCAACGTCTCGTCCAAAGGGCGGGCGTTGCTGATGCTGTTCCTGTTCTCGGACGTGGGACCTGACGATGCACCGACCCGGCTGCTGCTCGGATCCCATATGGACGTGGCGCGCGGTCTCGCGGACGCCGGCGACGATGGGTTGACCCTCAGGGAAATCGTCGGCGTCATCGATGGGATTGAGCCACGCCCTCAAGCCTTGGCGACGGGTCGCGCAGGGACGGTCTATCTTTGCCACCCCTTCCTTGTTCATGCGGCACAACCGAACCTCGGACGAACGCCGCGCTTCATGGCGCAACCGCCGCTGCTGCCGAAAGAGGAACAGCGGTTGAAGCGAAGCGACGGAGGTTATTCCGCCGTAGAAGCGGCAATTCGTCTGGCGCTTGGCTTGTTCGATTAA